A section of the Pseudomonas fluorescens genome encodes:
- a CDS encoding helix-turn-helix domain-containing protein: MPSDGRLRKIVDALHHTPSDRATTGEWARRIGMSERALFRLVLKQTGMSFGRWRQQIQVMLAIEQLSKGKAVQAIAFDLGYESASAFITMFKKAMGQPPATYLATRQGRGKTRHT; the protein is encoded by the coding sequence ATGCCATCAGATGGACGTCTGCGCAAGATTGTGGATGCGCTTCACCATACGCCCTCCGATCGCGCGACAACAGGCGAATGGGCACGCCGTATCGGTATGAGTGAGCGTGCGCTTTTTCGCCTGGTTCTGAAACAAACCGGCATGAGCTTTGGTCGCTGGCGGCAACAGATACAAGTCATGTTGGCGATCGAGCAATTGTCCAAAGGCAAGGCTGTTCAAGCTATTGCGTTTGATCTTGGCTACGAGAGTGCCAGCGCTTTCATTACTATGTTCAAAAAGGCCATGGGCCAACCACCGGCCACGTACCTTGCCACCAGGCAGGGGCGGGGTAAGACACGCCACACGTGA
- the pal gene encoding peptidoglycan-associated lipoprotein Pal, with amino-acid sequence MEMLKFGKFAALALALSVAVGCSSKGGDNAGEGAAVDPNAGYGANTGAVDGSLSEEAALRAITTFYFEYDSSDLKPEAMRALDVHAKDLKGNGARVVLEGNTDERGTREYNMALGERRAKAVQRYLVLQGVSPAQLELVSYGEERPVATGNDEQSWAQNRRVELRK; translated from the coding sequence ATGGAAATGCTGAAGTTTGGTAAGTTTGCTGCTCTGGCTCTGGCTCTGTCCGTAGCCGTTGGTTGCTCGTCTAAAGGCGGCGACAATGCCGGTGAAGGCGCAGCTGTTGATCCAAACGCTGGTTACGGCGCCAACACTGGTGCAGTTGACGGCTCCCTGAGCGAAGAAGCTGCTCTGCGCGCGATCACCACTTTCTACTTCGAATACGACAGTTCGGACCTGAAGCCAGAAGCCATGCGCGCTCTGGACGTTCACGCGAAAGACCTGAAAGGTAACGGCGCTCGCGTTGTTCTGGAAGGCAACACCGACGAACGTGGTACTCGTGAGTACAACATGGCACTGGGCGAGCGTCGTGCGAAAGCCGTTCAGCGCTACCTGGTACTGCAAGGTGTTTCCCCAGCTCAGCTGGAACTGGTTTCCTACGGTGAAGAGCGTCCAGTTGCTACCGGCAACGACGAGCAATCCTGGGCTCAAAACCGTCGCGTCGAACTGCGTAAGTAA
- the queC gene encoding 7-cyano-7-deazaguanine synthase QueC has translation MDQKRAVILLSGGLDSATVVAMARAEGYNCYTMSFDYGQRSHAELHAAARVARDLGVVEHKVIGLNLNGIGGSALTDNAIDVPEAPTEGIPVTYVPARNTVFLSLALGWAEVLNARDIFIGVNAVDYSGYPDCRPEFVESFERMANLATKAGVEGRVFRIQAPLQNLSKADIVKAGVGLGVDYSLTVSCYQADNDGRACRKCDSCRLRAEGFQAAGITDPTRYF, from the coding sequence ATTGATCAAAAACGTGCCGTGATCCTGCTGTCTGGTGGCCTTGACTCCGCCACAGTGGTGGCGATGGCCCGTGCCGAGGGCTACAACTGCTACACCATGAGCTTTGACTATGGTCAGCGTTCCCATGCCGAGTTGCACGCCGCCGCCCGTGTTGCCCGCGACCTAGGCGTGGTGGAGCACAAGGTGATTGGTCTGAACCTCAATGGCATTGGGGGCTCGGCCTTGACCGACAACGCCATCGACGTGCCTGAGGCGCCCACTGAGGGTATCCCGGTCACCTATGTGCCGGCACGTAACACCGTGTTCCTGTCGCTGGCCCTGGGCTGGGCAGAGGTGCTTAACGCCCGTGACATCTTTATCGGTGTCAACGCCGTGGACTACTCCGGCTACCCGGACTGCCGTCCAGAGTTCGTCGAGTCGTTCGAACGTATGGCCAACCTGGCGACCAAGGCCGGCGTAGAAGGGCGGGTTTTTCGCATCCAGGCCCCGCTGCAGAACCTGAGCAAGGCGGATATCGTCAAGGCGGGTGTAGGACTTGGAGTCGACTACTCGCTGACTGTTTCCTGCTACCAAGCGGATAATGACGGTCGTGCTTGTAGGAAATGTGACAGCTGCCGACTGCGTGCAGAAGGCTTCCAAGCGGCCGGAATTACTGACCCAACGCGTTATTTCTGA
- the ruvB gene encoding Holliday junction branch migration DNA helicase RuvB, which yields MIEADRLIAATGPRDREEVQDRAIRPLSLADYIGQPTVREQMELFIQAARGRSESLDHTLIFGPPGLGKTTLANIIAQEMGVSIKSTSGPVLERPGDLAALLTNLEPHDVLFIDEIHRLSPIVEEVLYPAMEDFQLDIMIGEGPAARSIKLDLPPFTLVGATTRAGMLTNPLRDRFGIVQRLEFYSTADLATIVSRSAGILGLPLDPQGAFEIARRARGTPRIANRLLRRVRDFAEVRAKGHITKAVADLALNLLDVDEHGFDHQDRRLLLTMIEKFDGGPVGVDSLAAAISEERHTIEDVLEPYLIQQGYIMRTPRGRVVTRHAYLHFGLNIPSRLGEMPVVDEFLDAVDD from the coding sequence GTGATTGAAGCTGATCGTCTGATTGCGGCCACCGGCCCTCGCGACCGTGAAGAGGTCCAGGATCGGGCCATCCGCCCCCTGAGCCTTGCCGACTACATTGGCCAGCCCACCGTGCGCGAGCAGATGGAGCTGTTCATCCAGGCGGCGCGCGGGCGCAGTGAGTCCCTGGACCATACGTTGATCTTCGGCCCGCCGGGGTTGGGTAAGACCACCCTGGCCAACATCATCGCCCAGGAAATGGGCGTGTCGATCAAGAGCACCTCCGGCCCGGTGCTGGAGCGCCCGGGCGACCTGGCTGCGCTGTTGACCAACCTTGAACCCCATGATGTGCTGTTCATCGACGAAATCCACCGGCTATCGCCCATCGTCGAAGAAGTGCTGTACCCAGCCATGGAAGACTTCCAGTTGGACATCATGATCGGTGAAGGGCCGGCGGCGCGCTCGATCAAACTCGACCTGCCGCCATTCACCCTGGTCGGCGCAACCACCCGTGCGGGTATGCTGACCAACCCGTTGCGAGACCGTTTCGGCATTGTTCAACGTCTAGAGTTCTATAGCACTGCCGACCTGGCGACGATTGTCAGTCGTTCGGCGGGGATTCTCGGCTTGCCGCTCGACCCGCAAGGCGCCTTCGAGATTGCCCGGCGGGCCCGTGGTACGCCGCGGATAGCCAACCGTTTGCTGCGCCGGGTACGCGATTTTGCCGAAGTGCGGGCCAAGGGCCATATCACCAAGGCCGTGGCTGACCTGGCGCTGAACCTGCTGGACGTCGATGAACATGGCTTCGATCATCAGGACCGGCGCCTGCTGCTGACCATGATCGAGAAGTTCGATGGTGGGCCGGTGGGTGTGGACAGTCTGGCTGCTGCCATCAGTGAGGAGCGCCATACCATCGAGGATGTGCTGGAACCGTACCTGATTCAACAGGGTTACATCATGCGTACGCCAAGGGGGCGGGTGGTCACGCGCCACGCGTATTTACACTTCGGGTTAAACATTCCGTCACGATTGGGAGAGATGCCTGTGGTAGACGAATTCCTCGATGCAGTGGACGATTAA
- the tolB gene encoding Tol-Pal system beta propeller repeat protein TolB: MLVVICCMAGIAAADEKNILVTSGSDRATPIAVVPFGWQGGSVLPDDMAEIIGNDLRNSGYYAPIPKQNMISQPTQGSEVIYRDWKALGAQYLMVGSIVPAGGRLQVQYALFNVATEQQVLTGSVSGSVDQLRDMAHYISDQSFEKLVGIKGAFSTRMLYVTAERFSVNNTRYTLQRSDYDGARAVTLLQSREPILSPRFAPDGKRIAYVSFEQKRPRIFVQHIDTGRREQITNFEGLNGAPAWSPDGNRLAFVLSKDGNPDIYVMNLGSRQITRVTSGPGINTEPFWGKDGSTIYFTSDRGGKPQIYKSSVGGGGAERVTFIGNYNANPKLSADEKTLVMIHRQDGFTNFKVAAQDLQRGSVKILTDSTLDESPTVAPNGTMVIYATRQQGRGVLMLVSINGRVRLPLPTAQGEVREPSWSPYLN; this comes from the coding sequence ATGCTTGTCGTTATTTGCTGTATGGCAGGGATAGCGGCGGCGGATGAAAAGAACATCCTGGTAACCAGCGGTAGCGACCGGGCCACTCCGATCGCCGTTGTACCGTTTGGCTGGCAGGGCGGCAGCGTGCTGCCAGACGATATGGCGGAAATCATTGGTAATGACCTGCGCAACTCGGGTTACTACGCGCCAATTCCGAAACAGAACATGATCAGCCAGCCGACCCAAGGCAGCGAAGTGATCTACCGTGACTGGAAAGCCCTGGGCGCCCAGTACCTGATGGTAGGCAGCATCGTGCCAGCGGGCGGCCGCCTGCAGGTGCAATATGCCCTGTTCAACGTGGCCACCGAGCAGCAAGTGCTGACTGGCAGCGTATCGGGCAGTGTCGATCAACTGCGGGACATGGCGCACTACATCTCCGACCAGTCGTTCGAGAAGCTGGTGGGCATCAAAGGTGCGTTCTCTACCCGCATGTTATACGTGACGGCTGAGCGTTTCTCGGTGAACAACACCCGCTACACCCTGCAGCGCTCGGACTACGACGGTGCCCGTGCAGTGACCTTGCTGCAGTCGCGCGAGCCGATCCTGTCGCCGCGTTTTGCGCCCGATGGCAAGCGTATCGCCTATGTGTCGTTTGAACAGAAGCGTCCGCGCATCTTCGTTCAGCACATCGACACCGGTCGCCGTGAGCAGATCACCAACTTCGAAGGCCTCAACGGTGCACCAGCCTGGTCGCCGGATGGCAATCGCCTGGCATTCGTGCTGTCCAAGGACGGTAACCCGGATATCTACGTGATGAACCTCGGTTCGCGCCAGATCACCCGTGTCACTTCCGGCCCTGGTATCAACACCGAACCGTTCTGGGGCAAGGATGGTTCGACCATCTACTTCACTTCAGACCGTGGCGGCAAACCGCAGATCTATAAGAGCAGCGTTGGCGGTGGTGGTGCAGAACGTGTGACCTTTATCGGCAATTACAACGCTAACCCGAAGCTTTCTGCCGATGAAAAGACCCTGGTAATGATCCATCGCCAGGACGGTTTCACTAATTTCAAGGTGGCGGCCCAAGATTTGCAGCGCGGAAGCGTAAAAATCCTTACAGATAGCACTCTTGATGAGTCGCCTACTGTTGCGCCCAACGGCACCATGGTAATCTACGCCACCCGCCAGCAGGGCCGGGGAGTCTTGATGCTCGTGTCCATTAATGGACGCGTAAGGCTCCCGCTTCCTACCGCACAAGGCGAAGTCAGAGAACCGTCCTGGTCCCCTTACCTGAACTGA
- the tolA gene encoding cell envelope integrity protein TolA, whose protein sequence is MQQQREPSASESYFWPSVWAIALHVLVFGMLFVSFAMTPELPPAKPIVQATLYQLKSKSQATTQTNQKIAGEAQKSAARQTEVEQMEQKKVEQEAVKAAAEQKKEEAAQKAEESKKADEAKKADEAKKADEAKKAEKAAEAKKAEEKQLADIAKKKSEEEAKKAAEEEAKKKAAEEAKKKIVEDAKKKAAEDAKKKAEADEAKKKVADDAKKKAAADASKKKAQEAARKSAEDKKAQALADLLSDTPQRQQALADERGDEVAGSFDDLIRARAAEGWTRPPSARKGMTVVLQIGMLPDGTVTSVSVAKTSGDGSFDSSAVAAVKNIGRLTEMQGMKPSDFAPYRSFKMTFTPEDLAL, encoded by the coding sequence ATGCAGCAACAGCGAGAGCCGTCCGCCTCGGAAAGCTACTTCTGGCCTAGCGTCTGGGCAATTGCCCTGCACGTTCTGGTGTTTGGCATGCTGTTTGTCAGCTTTGCCATGACACCGGAGCTGCCGCCAGCCAAGCCGATCGTGCAGGCGACCCTGTATCAGCTGAAATCGAAGAGTCAGGCCACCACCCAGACCAATCAGAAGATTGCGGGTGAGGCCCAGAAGTCGGCTGCGCGCCAGACTGAAGTCGAACAGATGGAACAGAAGAAGGTCGAGCAGGAAGCGGTGAAGGCTGCTGCGGAACAAAAGAAAGAAGAGGCGGCTCAAAAGGCCGAAGAATCGAAAAAGGCTGACGAAGCGAAGAAGGCCGACGAGGCGAAAAAGGCTGATGAAGCCAAGAAAGCCGAGAAAGCTGCCGAAGCTAAAAAAGCCGAAGAGAAACAATTGGCTGACATAGCCAAGAAAAAATCTGAAGAAGAAGCCAAGAAAGCGGCTGAAGAAGAGGCCAAGAAAAAGGCCGCTGAAGAAGCCAAGAAGAAGATAGTCGAAGACGCGAAGAAGAAAGCCGCCGAAGACGCCAAGAAAAAAGCCGAAGCAGACGAGGCGAAGAAGAAAGTCGCCGACGACGCGAAGAAGAAAGCTGCCGCCGATGCCTCCAAGAAAAAGGCCCAGGAAGCAGCCCGTAAATCCGCCGAAGACAAAAAGGCCCAGGCCTTGGCAGACTTGCTTTCCGACACGCCACAACGTCAGCAGGCCCTGGCCGATGAGCGTGGTGACGAAGTCGCTGGCAGTTTCGACGATCTGATTCGCGCCCGCGCAGCAGAGGGCTGGACACGTCCACCTTCGGCACGCAAAGGCATGACAGTGGTATTGCAGATCGGCATGTTGCCGGACGGTACGGTGACTTCGGTCAGCGTGGCCAAGACCAGTGGCGACGGTTCTTTCGACAGTTCAGCGGTTGCAGCGGTCAAGAATATTGGCCGGCTGACCGAGATGCAGGGAATGAAACCAAGCGACTTCGCTCCCTATCGTTCATTCAAGATGACATTCACACCTGAGGATCTAGCCTTGTGA
- the ruvC gene encoding crossover junction endodeoxyribonuclease RuvC: MTLILGIDPGSRITGFGVVQQTPRGCIYVASGCIRTGAGELAERLQIVYRGVREVIQTYGPVTMGIEKVFMAKNADSALKLGQARGAAIVAGAEEGMEIAEYTATQVKQAVVGTGAANKEQVQMMVMHMLKLTSKPQIDASDALAIAICHAHTRSSLLPHGLGTARSRGGRLRL, from the coding sequence ATGACTTTAATCCTAGGTATCGACCCCGGTTCGCGCATCACCGGCTTTGGTGTGGTGCAGCAGACCCCGCGCGGCTGTATCTACGTGGCATCGGGCTGTATCCGTACCGGCGCCGGGGAACTGGCTGAACGCTTGCAGATTGTCTATCGCGGCGTGCGTGAAGTGATCCAGACCTATGGACCGGTGACCATGGGCATTGAAAAGGTGTTCATGGCCAAAAACGCCGACTCGGCCCTGAAGCTGGGCCAGGCCCGTGGCGCCGCCATCGTCGCGGGGGCGGAGGAGGGCATGGAAATCGCCGAATACACGGCGACCCAGGTCAAGCAGGCCGTGGTCGGCACCGGAGCAGCCAATAAAGAGCAGGTGCAGATGATGGTCATGCACATGCTCAAGCTCACCTCAAAACCACAGATCGATGCCTCTGACGCCCTGGCCATTGCCATTTGCCATGCCCACACCCGCTCCAGCCTGTTGCCCCACGGCCTCGGTACGGCACGCAGTCGTGGCGGGCGCCTGCGTCTCTGA
- the tolR gene encoding protein TolR yields the protein MARARKKRKPVAEMNVVPYIDVMLVLLVIFMVTAPMLNQGVKVDLPKVSSEALPQDNNTQVLTISIKADKTYYWNLGSEVDTQKQQDKAMTLPQMTDAVTKIIRAGNEGGKHTQVFIRGDKSVDYGSVMGAMGGLQKAGVGNVGLITEAP from the coding sequence ATCGCTCGAGCTCGCAAAAAGCGCAAGCCGGTCGCCGAGATGAACGTAGTGCCTTACATCGACGTGATGCTGGTGCTGCTGGTGATCTTCATGGTGACCGCGCCGATGCTCAATCAGGGTGTGAAGGTTGATCTGCCCAAGGTTTCCAGCGAAGCCTTGCCGCAGGACAACAACACCCAGGTCCTGACCATCTCGATCAAGGCTGACAAGACCTATTACTGGAACCTTGGCAGCGAAGTCGACACCCAGAAACAACAGGACAAGGCCATGACCTTGCCGCAGATGACCGACGCCGTGACCAAAATCATCCGTGCCGGCAACGAAGGCGGCAAGCACACCCAGGTGTTCATCCGCGGTGACAAGTCGGTCGATTATGGCTCCGTCATGGGCGCCATGGGCGGGCTGCAGAAGGCCGGGGTCGGTAATGTTGGCTTGATTACCGAGGCGCCCTGA
- the tolQ gene encoding protein TolQ encodes MEPTVVDHSSMWSLVSNASVVVQLVMLTLVAASVTSWVMIFQRSNLLRAGRRALESFEERFWSGIDLSKLYRQAGSNPDPDSGVEQIFRAGFKEFSRLRQQSGVDPEAVMEGVARAMRVAISREEEKLEQSLPFLATVGSVSPYIGLFGTVWGIMNSFRGLATAQQATLATVAPGIAEALIATAIGLFAAIPAVIAYNRFAATSETLIGRYYTFADEFQAILHRKVHTSEE; translated from the coding sequence GTGGAACCTACCGTCGTCGACCATTCCTCCATGTGGAGCCTGGTCAGCAATGCCAGTGTCGTGGTTCAACTGGTAATGCTGACCCTGGTAGCCGCATCGGTTACCTCATGGGTCATGATTTTTCAGCGCAGCAATCTGTTGCGCGCCGGTCGACGTGCCCTGGAGAGCTTCGAGGAGCGCTTCTGGTCGGGTATCGATCTGTCCAAGCTGTATCGCCAGGCGGGCAGCAACCCGGACCCGGATTCGGGCGTCGAGCAGATCTTCCGCGCCGGCTTCAAGGAATTTTCCCGCCTGCGCCAGCAGTCTGGCGTTGATCCTGAAGCGGTCATGGAAGGCGTGGCCCGTGCCATGCGTGTAGCAATCTCCCGCGAGGAAGAAAAGCTCGAGCAGAGCCTGCCATTCCTTGCCACCGTCGGTTCGGTCAGCCCGTACATCGGCCTGTTCGGCACCGTATGGGGCATCATGAACTCATTCCGTGGCCTGGCAACGGCCCAGCAAGCGACCCTGGCCACCGTGGCCCCGGGTATCGCCGAAGCGCTGATCGCCACTGCCATTGGCCTGTTCGCTGCAATCCCCGCAGTAATTGCCTACAACCGTTTCGCTGCAACCAGCGAAACCCTGATTGGCCGTTACTACACCTTCGCCGATGAATTCCAGGCGATCCTGCACCGTAAAGTGCACACCAGCGAAGAATAA
- a CDS encoding SDR family NAD(P)-dependent oxidoreductase produces the protein MKIDLSGKTAIVTGSTEGIGFAIAKGLSQAGATVIVNGRSAEKVQLAVSSLGGTTRGVVADLADKGGVAVLLEAVPSSD, from the coding sequence ATGAAAATTGATCTTTCGGGGAAAACCGCAATTGTAACGGGGTCTACGGAGGGGATTGGATTTGCAATTGCCAAAGGCCTCTCACAAGCAGGCGCAACGGTGATCGTGAATGGCCGGAGTGCTGAGAAAGTGCAATTGGCGGTAAGTTCTCTGGGAGGCACTACGCGTGGCGTGGTCGCTGACCTGGCTGATAAAGGAGGCGTGGCAGTTCTCCTTGAAGCGGTTCCGAGCTCAGACTGA
- the ybgC gene encoding tol-pal system-associated acyl-CoA thioesterase — MRAQNGDQSFAHRCRVYYEDTDAGGIVYYVNYLKFMERARTERLRELGFAQSALAGEDLLFVVHSSEARYYAPARLDDELLVSAEVIELNRVSLRFKQQVRRATDATLLCEGQFLVACVRTNSLKPRAIPEALRAAFADVSGAGKQSEQEI; from the coding sequence ATGCGCGCGCAAAACGGGGATCAGTCGTTCGCACATCGCTGTCGCGTTTATTACGAGGACACCGATGCGGGCGGCATCGTGTATTACGTCAACTACCTGAAATTCATGGAGCGGGCTCGAACCGAGCGGCTGCGGGAGCTGGGCTTTGCCCAATCCGCGCTTGCAGGGGAGGACCTGTTGTTTGTCGTGCATTCCAGCGAGGCCCGTTACTACGCGCCGGCGCGACTGGACGATGAATTACTGGTCAGTGCAGAAGTAATCGAATTGAACCGTGTCAGCCTGCGCTTTAAACAGCAGGTCAGGCGGGCAACGGATGCAACGCTGCTCTGTGAGGGGCAGTTCCTGGTGGCGTGTGTGCGCACCAATAGTTTGAAACCCCGGGCCATTCCCGAAGCTTTACGTGCGGCCTTTGCCGACGTGAGCGGCGCCGGTAAACAATCAGAGCAGGAGATTTAG
- the ybgF gene encoding tol-pal system protein YbgF, whose product MRTCRRVVTVLALSLAPFAVWAAVPVEDSNSGYNNSGSSYPPAGYGTNGAYAGGAATAAPSAQGELFNQLQRMQDQLAQQQGTIEVLQNEVRQLKQEGLERYQDLDRRIGAGVTPAATPDNSSAGGAASAAGGAAAGAAQAPAASSEPGDPAKEKLYYDAAFDLIKAKDFDKASKAFTAFLGRYPNSQYAGNAQYWLGEVNLAKGDLQGAGQAFAKVSQLYPKHSKVPDSLYKLADVERRLGHTDKVKGILQQVVAQYPGTSAAQLAQRDLQRL is encoded by the coding sequence ATGCGAACGTGCCGTCGTGTTGTAACCGTATTGGCTCTCAGCCTTGCACCGTTTGCGGTGTGGGCTGCGGTTCCCGTGGAAGATAGCAACTCTGGCTATAACAATAGTGGGAGCAGCTATCCACCTGCAGGTTATGGCACGAACGGCGCCTATGCGGGGGGAGCGGCCACGGCCGCTCCTTCGGCACAGGGCGAACTGTTCAACCAACTGCAACGCATGCAGGATCAACTGGCGCAGCAACAAGGCACCATTGAAGTTCTGCAGAATGAGGTGCGTCAGCTCAAGCAGGAAGGCCTGGAGCGTTACCAGGATCTTGACCGACGTATAGGAGCCGGCGTTACACCAGCCGCTACTCCTGATAATTCTTCTGCCGGTGGCGCCGCAAGCGCCGCCGGTGGTGCAGCCGCAGGCGCCGCCCAGGCTCCTGCCGCCAGCAGCGAACCGGGTGATCCGGCGAAGGAAAAGCTGTATTACGATGCGGCCTTCGACCTGATCAAGGCCAAGGATTTCGACAAGGCCAGCAAGGCGTTCACCGCTTTCCTGGGTCGTTATCCAAACAGCCAGTACGCGGGCAATGCCCAGTACTGGTTGGGGGAGGTCAACTTGGCCAAGGGTGATTTGCAAGGTGCAGGCCAGGCGTTTGCCAAGGTCAGCCAGCTATACCCCAAGCACTCCAAGGTGCCTGACTCGCTGTACAAACTGGCTGATGTAGAGCGCCGCCTGGGTCATACCGACAAGGTCAAAGGCATCCTGCAGCAAGTAGTGGCCCAGTATCCGGGTACCTCTGCTGCTCAGCTGGCTCAGCGTGATTTGCAGCGTTTGTAA
- the queE gene encoding 7-carboxy-7-deazaguanine synthase QueE codes for MQDTLRITEVFYSLQGETRTAGLPTVFVRLTGCPLRCQYCDSAYAFSGGTVRTLDDILEQVAGYRPRYVCVTGGEPLAQPNAIPLLKQLCDAGYEVSLETSGALDISAVDPRVSRVVDLKTPDSKEAHRNRYENIELLTANDQVKFVICSRDDYDWANSKLIQYGLDRRAGEVLFSPSHHDLNARDLADWVVADNLPVRLQLQLHKYLWNDEPGR; via the coding sequence ATGCAAGACACATTACGTATCACCGAAGTTTTTTACTCGTTACAGGGTGAAACGCGCACTGCCGGCCTGCCCACCGTATTTGTGCGTCTCACCGGCTGCCCGTTGCGCTGCCAGTACTGTGACAGTGCCTATGCCTTCAGTGGCGGCACTGTTCGCACCCTCGACGACATCCTGGAGCAGGTTGCCGGCTACAGGCCGCGCTACGTGTGTGTGACGGGCGGCGAGCCCCTCGCTCAGCCCAATGCCATTCCTTTACTCAAACAGTTGTGTGACGCCGGTTACGAGGTGTCGCTGGAAACCAGCGGTGCCCTGGACATTTCTGCGGTCGACCCTCGCGTCAGCCGAGTGGTTGACTTGAAGACCCCGGACTCCAAGGAAGCGCATCGCAACCGTTATGAGAACATCGAGCTCCTCACCGCCAACGATCAGGTCAAGTTCGTCATCTGCTCGCGGGACGACTATGACTGGGCCAATTCCAAGCTGATCCAATACGGCCTGGACCGACGTGCCGGTGAGGTGCTGTTCTCCCCGAGTCACCATGACTTGAACGCTCGCGACCTCGCTGATTGGGTGGTCGCGGACAATCTGCCGGTGCGCCTGCAATTGCAGCTGCATAAATACCTTTGGAACGACGAGCCAGGACGCTGA
- the ruvA gene encoding Holliday junction branch migration protein RuvA encodes MIGRLRGTLAEKQPPHLILDVNGLGYELEVPMTTLYRLPSVGELITLHTHLVVREDAQLLYGFIGKRDRDFFRELIRLNGVGPKLALALMSSLEVDELVRAVSAQDTSALTKVPGVGKKTAERLLVELKDRFKAWEVVPSMFALVPNQPDMPAAQVASAESDAVNALISLGYKPQEASKAVSSIKDKNLSAEDMIRRALKGMI; translated from the coding sequence GTGATTGGACGCTTGCGCGGCACTCTGGCGGAGAAACAGCCACCGCACCTGATTCTGGATGTAAACGGGCTGGGGTATGAGCTGGAAGTGCCCATGACCACCCTGTACCGCCTACCGTCGGTCGGTGAGCTGATAACCTTGCACACCCATCTGGTGGTGCGCGAAGACGCGCAACTACTCTATGGTTTCATCGGCAAGCGCGACCGCGATTTCTTCCGCGAGCTGATCCGCCTCAATGGTGTAGGCCCGAAGCTGGCTCTGGCACTGATGTCGAGCCTGGAAGTGGATGAGTTGGTACGTGCCGTTTCGGCCCAGGACACCTCAGCGCTGACCAAGGTGCCGGGTGTCGGCAAGAAAACCGCTGAGCGCCTGCTGGTGGAGCTCAAGGACCGCTTCAAGGCCTGGGAAGTGGTGCCGAGCATGTTTGCACTGGTGCCGAACCAGCCGGATATGCCGGCGGCTCAGGTCGCCAGTGCCGAAAGCGATGCCGTCAATGCGCTGATCTCCCTGGGCTACAAGCCCCAGGAGGCCAGCAAGGCCGTGTCGTCCATCAAGGACAAGAACCTGAGCGCTGAAGACATGATCCGCCGAGCCCTGAAGGGAATGATTTAA
- a CDS encoding YebC/PmpR family DNA-binding transcriptional regulator, whose product MAGHSKWANIKHRKERQDAKKGKIFTKWIRELTVAARQGGGDPGSNPRLRLALDKALGANMSRDIIDRAVARGAGAADTDDMVELTYEGYGPGGVAVMVECMTDNRNRTAAAVRHAFSKCGGNLGTDGSVAYLFERKGQITFAPGTDEDALMEAAMEADADDVVTNEDGSIDVFTSFAGFYAVRNALEAAGFKGTDAEIVMLPTTSAELDLDGAQKVLKMLDMLEDLDDVQNVYSNADIPEDVAAQLV is encoded by the coding sequence ATGGCTGGCCATTCCAAGTGGGCGAACATCAAGCACCGCAAAGAGCGTCAGGATGCCAAGAAAGGCAAGATTTTCACCAAGTGGATTCGCGAACTGACCGTCGCTGCCCGCCAGGGCGGTGGTGATCCAGGTTCCAACCCACGCCTGCGCCTGGCGTTGGACAAGGCCCTGGGTGCCAACATGAGTCGTGACATCATCGATCGCGCCGTGGCCCGTGGTGCGGGTGCGGCGGATACCGACGACATGGTCGAGCTGACCTATGAAGGTTACGGCCCGGGCGGCGTCGCAGTGATGGTCGAGTGCATGACCGACAACCGCAACCGCACTGCGGCAGCTGTACGCCATGCATTCAGCAAGTGCGGCGGCAACCTGGGTACGGATGGTTCGGTAGCCTATCTGTTCGAGCGCAAGGGGCAGATCACCTTCGCGCCGGGTACGGATGAAGACGCACTGATGGAAGCTGCGATGGAGGCGGATGCCGACGACGTGGTGACCAATGAAGATGGTTCCATTGATGTCTTCACCTCGTTTGCCGGCTTCTATGCGGTGCGTAACGCGCTGGAGGCCGCTGGATTCAAAGGTACCGACGCGGAGATCGTCATGCTGCCGACCACCAGTGCCGAGCTGGACCTGGATGGCGCGCAGAAGGTGCTCAAGATGCTGGATATGCTTGAAGACCTGGATGATGTACAGAACGTCTACTCCAACGCCGACATTCCAGAGGACGTGGCCGCACAGCTAGTCTGA